A window of Nonomuraea angiospora genomic DNA:
AGAACATCGTGGCCGTGGTCTCACGGGGCCGCGTCGTCGCGGGCCGCCTGCCCGTCTCTCCCTGACCGCAGCGCCAGGTAGAGGTCGGTACGGTCGCGCATCGACGACATGCGCCGCCCGGTCAGCTCCTCGATCCGCTGCATGCGGTAGCGCAACGTGTTGACGTGCACGTACAGCTCGTCGGCGGTGCGCTGCCAGGAGCCGCACGTCTCCAGGAAGATGTCGAGCGTGCGCAGCAGCTCGGAGCCGTGCCGCGCGTCGTACTCCTCCACCGGCCCCAGCAGGTGGTCGCGGAAGGACCGGCGCACGCTGGCCGGCAGCGCGGCCATCAGCAGGTCGAAGCTGTCGATGTCGGCCACCGACATGATCGACACCGGCCCCGGCCCGCTCCGCGCGGACTCCATGCCGCGCCTGGCCGTCTCCAGCGCCTCCCCGAGCTGCGACACGCTGGCCGCCATCTCGCTGATCCCGGCGGCGATGCTCAGGCCGGGGCGCTCCGCCACCAGGCCGCGCAGCTCGTCGGCCAGGCTCTTGCGCGACGCCCGGCCGTTGACCAGCACGATCGCCTCGTGCGGGGTGCCGCCGACGATCAGGTGCCGGCCCCTCCTGGCCAGGCCCTCGTGCAGGACCTCGGGCAGGTCGTACTCGTCGTTCGCCGGTCCCGTCCACGTGACCGCCATGGCGGCCGTCGGCAGGCCCGGGTCGGCGCCGAGCAGCCGCAGGTGCGCGGAGACCTCGCCCGGCGGGATGTGGCCCAGCACGTCGAGCAGCGTCTGGGCCCTCACCCGTTCGGCCCTGCGCTGCTCGGCCGCGAACCCCTCGGCCGTCACGACCTGGGTGATCACGCCGAACGACTGGTCGGGAGCGGCCAGGAGCAGCGGCAGCCGGCGCCGTTCGCACGCCTTGACCAGCTCCT
This region includes:
- a CDS encoding PucR family transcriptional regulator codes for the protein MRLSDLLARDDLRLTLVTGHEGVDREIRRAYPTDLPDPRRYLQSGDLVLTSGVWYGEPADCERFADALWATDAAGLVVGLLVLGELPEELVKACERRRLPLLLAAPDQSFGVITQVVTAEGFAAEQRRAERVRAQTLLDVLGHIPPGEVSAHLRLLGADPGLPTAAMAVTWTGPANDEYDLPEVLHEGLARRGRHLIVGGTPHEAIVLVNGRASRKSLADELRGLVAERPGLSIAAGISEMAASVSQLGEALETARRGMESARSGPGPVSIMSVADIDSFDLLMAALPASVRRSFRDHLLGPVEEYDARHGSELLRTLDIFLETCGSWQRTADELYVHVNTLRYRMQRIEELTGRRMSSMRDRTDLYLALRSGRDGQAARDDAAP